In Pseudonocardia cypriaca, a single genomic region encodes these proteins:
- a CDS encoding TetR/AcrR family transcriptional regulator, with the protein MAERALRADARRNRERVLAAARRAFAEQGYAVPLDEIAVAAGVGPGTVYRHFPTKEALFEAVSVANVEELAADARARAEAADPARAFTEFLDALAEQALAKRDLPDAFGGAGADAVAGAVAEVHEALGVLLAKAQEAGGVRRDVSVKDLIALLKGLLHAVRTDPDPDVRHRLLAVVRDGLRPKEG; encoded by the coding sequence ATGGCTGAGCGAGCGCTGCGCGCCGACGCCCGCCGCAACCGGGAGCGCGTGCTCGCCGCCGCCCGGCGGGCGTTCGCCGAGCAGGGCTACGCGGTTCCGCTCGACGAGATCGCGGTCGCAGCGGGAGTGGGGCCCGGCACGGTCTACCGGCACTTCCCGACGAAGGAGGCCCTGTTCGAGGCCGTTTCGGTCGCGAACGTCGAGGAGCTCGCCGCCGACGCCCGCGCTCGTGCGGAAGCGGCCGATCCGGCCCGCGCCTTCACGGAGTTCCTGGACGCTCTGGCCGAGCAGGCGCTCGCCAAGCGCGATCTCCCGGACGCGTTCGGCGGTGCGGGCGCGGACGCGGTGGCCGGGGCCGTGGCCGAGGTGCACGAGGCGCTCGGTGTCCTGCTCGCGAAGGCGCAGGAGGCGGGCGGTGTGCGCCGTGACGTGTCCGTCAAGGATCTGATCGCGCTGCTCAAAGGCCTGCTGCACGCCGTGCGGACCGATCCCGACCCCGACGTCCGGCACCGGTTGCTCGCCGTGGTGCGCGACGGGCTCCGACCGAAGGAGGGGTGA
- a CDS encoding glycosyltransferase family 39 protein yields the protein MTVVQQVPVRVLPAFSRGPVLAVAASVGLVLTAVSGRYGYFGDELYFVAAGHHLDWGYADQPPLLPLIALLMDTLAPGSVAVLRIPATLAIVTAVVLAALLAREFGGGRRAQLLAAGAVAVSPGFLATGHLLATSTVDPLVWVAVTYLLVRWLRTRADGLLLAAGIVTAVGLQAKFLIVAFWAVAVVAVFICGPRELLRRQALWAGGAVAALTTIPTLVWQARNGWPQLEMGRVVAGESGYAGGMLGFLPLGFFAAGLLVGSVLGVVGVVRLLRAPEHRFLGVTALGVALLFMLVGGRPYYVAGLLPLLWAAGAASVEQRRPAVWWRWVPTWPVYALTAAALLMGNVLPVQPVSAHADRPLQVGNFQLDEIGWPAVVADVRAAYRALPPDVARDAVVVTGDYWTYSAVQGFAPELRSFSFHRGAAWFGTPPEDSGAVVFVGDPSPVAAAFETVTAVGRLDNDERVNNLVQGTPIHLLEGRRVPWAQLWESAHHL from the coding sequence GTGACCGTCGTTCAGCAGGTGCCGGTGCGGGTGCTGCCCGCGTTCTCCCGCGGGCCCGTGCTCGCCGTCGCCGCCTCGGTCGGACTCGTGCTGACCGCCGTGAGCGGCCGGTACGGGTACTTCGGCGACGAGCTGTACTTCGTGGCGGCGGGCCACCACCTGGACTGGGGCTACGCCGACCAGCCGCCGTTGCTGCCGTTGATCGCGCTGCTGATGGACACCCTCGCCCCTGGTTCCGTTGCGGTGCTGCGCATCCCGGCGACGCTCGCGATCGTGACGGCGGTGGTGCTCGCCGCGCTCCTGGCGCGGGAGTTCGGCGGCGGTCGGCGGGCGCAGCTGCTGGCGGCGGGCGCGGTGGCGGTCTCGCCCGGGTTCCTGGCCACCGGCCACCTGCTCGCCACGTCCACGGTCGACCCGCTGGTCTGGGTCGCCGTGACGTACCTGCTGGTCCGCTGGCTCCGCACCCGCGCGGACGGGCTGCTGCTCGCCGCCGGGATCGTCACTGCGGTCGGCCTGCAGGCGAAGTTCTTGATCGTGGCGTTCTGGGCGGTTGCGGTGGTCGCCGTGTTCATCTGCGGGCCACGGGAGCTGTTGCGTAGGCAGGCGCTGTGGGCGGGCGGCGCGGTCGCGGCGCTCACGACGATCCCGACCCTCGTCTGGCAGGCGCGCAACGGCTGGCCCCAGCTGGAGATGGGGCGGGTCGTCGCGGGGGAGAGCGGCTACGCGGGCGGGATGCTCGGATTCCTCCCGCTCGGGTTCTTCGCGGCCGGGCTGCTCGTCGGCTCGGTGCTCGGCGTGGTCGGTGTCGTCCGGCTCCTGCGGGCCCCCGAACACCGGTTCCTCGGGGTCACGGCGCTCGGCGTGGCCCTGCTGTTCATGCTGGTAGGCGGCCGGCCGTACTACGTGGCCGGACTGCTGCCGCTGCTCTGGGCCGCGGGCGCGGCGTCCGTCGAGCAGCGGCGGCCCGCGGTCTGGTGGCGCTGGGTTCCGACGTGGCCCGTGTACGCCCTGACCGCGGCCGCGCTCCTGATGGGGAACGTGCTGCCCGTCCAGCCGGTGTCCGCGCACGCCGACCGGCCGTTGCAGGTCGGCAACTTCCAGCTCGACGAGATCGGCTGGCCCGCCGTGGTGGCCGACGTGCGAGCGGCCTACCGCGCGCTACCGCCGGACGTGGCGCGCGACGCCGTGGTGGTCACCGGTGACTACTGGACCTACTCGGCGGTCCAGGGGTTCGCGCCCGAGCTGCGGTCCTTCAGCTTCCACCGCGGCGCCGCCTGGTTCGGCACGCCGCCGGAGGACTCGGGTGCCGTCGTGTTCGTCGGCGACCCGTCACCGGTGGCCGCGGCGTTCGAGACCGTGACGGCGGTGGGTCGGCTGGACAACGACGAGCGCGTCAACAACCTGGTACAGGGCACCCCGATCCACCTGCTGGAGGGCAGGCGCGTTCCGTGGGCGCAGCTGTGGGAGTCGGCCCACCACCTGTGA
- a CDS encoding dipeptidase, translated as MSEQLAASVAAVLPGARADLERLVRIPSIWADPARAEDTRRSAEAVAELARDAGAADVTIIAATGGAPAVVAHFPGPAGTPTVLLYAHHDVQPTGDVGRWTSPPFEPTERDGRLYGRGAADDKAGVMTHLAVLRAYGGRPPVGVTLFIEGEEESGSPTLPALLQAHKDLLTCDVIVIADASNPAVDVPGLTTTLRGLVDVTVEVAMLENPVHSGVYGGPVGDALTALVKALATLHDADGEVAVPGLVHSTSSAPDLDEAVFRSDVGLLDGVQLLGSGTIPTRAWAKPAVAVLGIDAPRVAESSNVLLPRARARVGMRLAPGDDAVKGQRALAEHLEANVPWGAQVTVTLEPGRAEPFTIDGTGAAYDAARRAFTEAYGNPVVETGIGGSIPFVAEFARQFPGAAVLVTGVGDPASRWHGIDESLDVAMFGRAVLAEALMLEELARR; from the coding sequence ATGTCAGAGCAGCTCGCGGCGTCCGTGGCCGCAGTCCTCCCCGGTGCCCGAGCCGACCTCGAGCGGCTGGTGCGGATCCCGAGCATCTGGGCCGACCCGGCCCGCGCCGAGGACACCCGGCGCAGCGCCGAGGCCGTCGCCGAGCTCGCCCGCGACGCAGGGGCGGCCGACGTCACGATCATCGCTGCCACCGGCGGTGCGCCGGCCGTCGTAGCCCACTTCCCCGGCCCGGCCGGCACGCCGACGGTGCTGCTCTACGCCCACCACGACGTGCAGCCGACCGGCGACGTCGGCCGCTGGACTAGCCCGCCGTTCGAGCCGACCGAGCGCGACGGCCGCCTCTACGGCCGCGGCGCCGCCGACGACAAGGCCGGCGTGATGACCCACCTCGCCGTCCTGCGCGCATACGGCGGACGTCCGCCGGTGGGCGTCACGCTGTTCATCGAGGGCGAGGAGGAGTCCGGGTCGCCCACCCTCCCGGCACTGCTGCAGGCCCACAAAGACCTGCTGACGTGCGACGTCATCGTGATCGCCGACGCATCCAACCCGGCCGTCGACGTCCCGGGCCTCACCACGACCCTGCGCGGGCTCGTCGACGTCACCGTCGAGGTGGCGATGCTGGAGAACCCCGTGCACTCCGGTGTCTACGGCGGCCCGGTCGGTGACGCGCTCACCGCGCTCGTCAAGGCGCTGGCCACCCTGCACGACGCCGACGGTGAGGTCGCCGTGCCCGGGCTGGTGCACAGCACCTCCTCCGCCCCGGACCTCGACGAGGCCGTCTTCCGCTCCGACGTCGGCCTGCTCGACGGCGTGCAGCTGCTCGGCAGCGGCACGATCCCGACGCGCGCGTGGGCCAAGCCCGCGGTCGCCGTGCTCGGGATCGACGCCCCGCGCGTCGCCGAGTCGTCGAACGTGCTGCTGCCACGCGCCCGCGCGCGCGTCGGCATGCGGCTCGCTCCTGGCGACGACGCGGTCAAGGGGCAGCGCGCGCTCGCCGAGCACCTCGAGGCGAACGTGCCGTGGGGCGCGCAGGTGACCGTCACGCTCGAGCCGGGGCGCGCCGAGCCGTTCACGATCGACGGCACCGGAGCCGCGTACGACGCCGCGCGGCGCGCCTTCACGGAGGCCTACGGCAACCCGGTGGTCGAGACCGGCATCGGCGGCTCGATCCCGTTCGTCGCGGAGTTCGCGCGCCAGTTCCCCGGAGCGGCGGTGCTGGTGACCGGCGTCGGCGACCCCGCGAGCCGGTGGCACGGCATCGACGAGAGCCTCGACGTCGCGATGTTCGGCCGTGCCGTGCTGGCCGAGGCACTGATGCTGGAGGAGCTGGCTCGTCGATAG
- a CDS encoding nuclear transport factor 2 family protein, whose product MSRSPREVVEDVRRMVAGEGVVFGDLFAEDGVLRYPFAPPGMPRELVGRDTIREYHSAASARRSLLEMEGVDMLVRDTDDPEVVVVEIEHHGYSHGIGGPYRFRALGVVRVRDGEIVEYDDYMDPIAMAAMLGRTKDLVAALTAA is encoded by the coding sequence ATGAGCCGTAGCCCGCGTGAGGTCGTGGAGGACGTCCGGCGCATGGTCGCCGGGGAGGGCGTGGTCTTCGGCGACCTCTTCGCCGAGGACGGGGTGCTGCGCTACCCCTTCGCTCCCCCCGGGATGCCCCGCGAGCTGGTGGGCCGCGACACCATCCGCGAGTACCACAGCGCCGCCTCCGCCCGGCGGTCGCTGCTCGAGATGGAAGGCGTCGACATGCTCGTGCGGGACACCGACGACCCGGAGGTGGTCGTCGTCGAGATCGAGCACCACGGGTACTCGCACGGCATCGGAGGGCCCTACCGCTTCCGCGCGCTCGGGGTGGTCCGGGTCCGCGACGGTGAGATCGTGGAGTACGACGACTACATGGACCCGATCGCGATGGCGGCGATGCTCGGCCGCACCAAGGACCTGGTCGCCGCGCTCACCGCGGCCTGA
- a CDS encoding MFS transporter, translating to MTANARAAIDDLRGSPAQRRSLIVLGVAQVLSGAGLAAGVTVGSLLAQDMLDSTSLAGLPSALGTAGSVLGAVVVGRLSHSHGRRPGLAAGYLAGAVGSAGVIVAAISEQPLLLFLALFVYGVGMATTLQARYAGADLAAPTRRARAVSTVLVATTLGAVVGPNLAAPTGDLARALGVPHLAGPFLLAGVAYAMAALVLLVWLRPDPLLLARSLEAGRQAVADGQPGTRPSLRAHRPELLVGALVMALTQLVMVAIMTMTPIHMHDHGHGTAATGMVIAVHLGAMYLPSPLAGWLVDRYNRPAIATAAGFTLLAAGIVAASAPDDSVALLAVALALLGLGWNLGLVTGTAIITDVAPPATRARTQGLVDVVIAVAGAGGGMVSGLVVAAAGFPVLALGGGLLALAVVPMVVVAARNG from the coding sequence GTGACGGCCAACGCCCGTGCCGCGATCGACGATCTCCGCGGGTCTCCCGCGCAGCGCCGCAGTCTGATCGTCCTGGGCGTCGCCCAGGTCCTCAGCGGTGCGGGGTTGGCCGCCGGGGTGACCGTCGGTTCCCTGCTCGCGCAGGACATGCTCGACTCCACCAGCCTCGCCGGCCTGCCCAGCGCCCTGGGTACCGCCGGCTCCGTTCTGGGCGCTGTGGTCGTGGGGCGCCTCTCGCACTCCCACGGGCGCCGCCCCGGTCTCGCTGCCGGGTACCTGGCCGGGGCCGTCGGGAGCGCGGGCGTCATCGTGGCGGCGATCTCCGAGCAACCCCTCCTGCTGTTCCTGGCGCTGTTCGTCTACGGCGTCGGCATGGCCACCACCTTGCAGGCCCGCTACGCCGGAGCCGATCTGGCCGCCCCCACCCGCCGTGCTCGCGCCGTGTCCACGGTGCTGGTCGCCACCACCCTCGGCGCCGTGGTCGGCCCCAACCTCGCGGCGCCGACCGGCGACCTGGCGCGCGCCCTCGGCGTTCCCCACCTGGCCGGGCCGTTCCTGCTCGCCGGCGTGGCCTACGCGATGGCAGCCCTCGTCCTGCTCGTCTGGCTGCGGCCCGACCCGTTGCTGCTGGCCCGGTCCCTCGAAGCCGGGCGGCAGGCGGTGGCGGACGGGCAGCCCGGCACCCGGCCGAGCCTGCGGGCGCATCGTCCCGAACTGCTGGTCGGCGCGCTGGTCATGGCGCTCACCCAACTGGTGATGGTCGCGATCATGACGATGACCCCGATCCACATGCACGACCACGGCCACGGGACGGCCGCGACCGGGATGGTCATCGCCGTCCACCTCGGTGCCATGTACCTGCCGTCGCCCTTGGCCGGCTGGCTCGTCGACCGCTACAACCGCCCCGCGATCGCCACTGCGGCCGGGTTCACCCTGCTGGCCGCCGGGATCGTTGCCGCGAGCGCCCCCGACGACTCCGTCGCACTCCTCGCCGTGGCCCTCGCGCTGCTGGGTCTCGGCTGGAACCTCGGCCTGGTCACCGGCACCGCGATCATCACCGACGTCGCGCCGCCGGCCACCCGGGCGAGGACCCAGGGACTTGTCGACGTCGTCATCGCGGTCGCCGGTGCCGGCGGCGGCATGGTCTCGGGACTCGTCGTCGCCGCTGCCGGATTCCCGGTGCTCGCCCTCGGGGGCGGCCTCCTGGCGCTGGCCGTCGTACCGATGGTCGTCGTCGCCGCGCGCAACGGATGA